A single genomic interval of halophilic archaeon DL31 harbors:
- a CDS encoding transcriptional regulator, XRE family (KEGG: nph:NP5106A ATP-dependent DNA helicase (intein-containing)~PFAM: DNA-dependent ATPase MCM; Helix-turn-helix type 3~SMART: DNA-dependent ATPase MCM; Hedgehog/intein hint, N-terminal; Helix-turn-helix type 3; Hedgehog/intein hint domain, C-terminal), producing the protein MAQAGNQELTERFIQFYRNYCRKEIGRLAQEYPNERRSLYVDYNDLFTFDRDIAEDYLAKPDQMQEYAEEALRLYDLPADVSLGQAHVRLRNLPSEHTIDIRNLRVQDDHIGSMVSIQGIVRKATDVRPKVTEAAFECQRCGTMSYIPQADSGFQEPHECQGCERQGPFKVNHDQSEFVDSQKLRVQESPEGLRGGETPQSIDVDLEDDVTGNVTAGDHVTVTGVLHIEQVTQGQEKTALFDLYMDGVTIELEDEEFEDMDITDEDIAEIVELSNDPDIYEKMVGSVAPAIYGYEQEKLAMVLQLFSGVTKHLPDGSRIRGDLHLLLIGDPGTGKCLSGDTRVTLADGRERRIGGLVEDHLNDPKPVDDGVWDDVDFEVPSMQADGSIASQRATKVWKREAPDHLYRIRTTTGRELEITPSHPLFVPGVGGPSAVRGEELGEGQFVATPRAVPSEGDDTLDVKYRRSEWFVTERKSAVAESHAGTDGNTNTDLIPVGDGLRKLRETLGLTQAECGIPRSTYQHYERGDRNPSRDSLGTVVNAFERALPAGANEASAVTDGGLSVQQRVATLRSLVDGDIGWDRVESIETVEPEDDWVYDLEVEGTHNYLSNGVISHNSQMISYVEQIAPRSVYTSGKGSSAAGLTAAAVRDDFGDGQQWTLEAGALVLADKGIAAIDELDKMDAGDRSAMHEGLEQQQISISKAGINATLKCRCSLLGAANPKYGRFDQYEPIGEQIDLEPALISRFDLIFTVTDQPDPEHDKRLAEYILKTNYAGELNTQRENNPRSEFTAEEVENVTEEVAPEIDADLVRKYIAYAKRNVYPTMTDEAKAAIQEFYVNLRAKGADEDAPVPVTARKLEALVRLSEASARVRLSDTVEEEDADRVIKIVRECLENIGVDPETGEFDADVIETGTSKTQRDRIKSVKALIEDIEDEYDEGAPLEEVLDRAGEIGMDADKAEKEIENLRRKGELYEPVQGHLRTT; encoded by the coding sequence ATGGCTCAGGCAGGGAACCAGGAACTCACCGAGCGGTTCATCCAGTTCTACCGGAACTACTGCCGCAAGGAAATCGGCCGGCTCGCCCAGGAGTACCCCAACGAACGCCGCTCGCTCTACGTCGACTACAACGACCTGTTCACGTTCGACCGGGATATTGCTGAGGACTATCTCGCGAAGCCCGACCAGATGCAGGAGTACGCCGAGGAGGCGCTCCGCCTCTATGACCTCCCCGCCGACGTGAGTCTCGGACAGGCCCACGTTCGGCTCCGCAACCTCCCCAGCGAGCATACGATCGATATTCGGAATCTCCGGGTGCAGGACGACCATATCGGCTCGATGGTCTCCATCCAGGGAATCGTCCGCAAGGCGACAGACGTCCGCCCGAAAGTGACAGAGGCCGCCTTCGAGTGCCAACGCTGCGGGACGATGAGCTACATCCCGCAAGCAGACTCAGGGTTCCAGGAACCCCACGAGTGTCAGGGCTGTGAGCGTCAGGGACCGTTCAAAGTCAACCACGACCAGTCAGAGTTCGTCGACTCCCAGAAGCTCCGCGTGCAGGAGAGCCCCGAGGGGTTGCGCGGCGGTGAGACCCCCCAGAGCATCGACGTGGACTTGGAGGACGACGTTACCGGCAACGTGACCGCCGGCGACCACGTGACGGTGACGGGCGTGCTCCACATCGAACAGGTGACCCAGGGCCAGGAGAAGACGGCCCTGTTCGACCTCTACATGGACGGTGTCACCATCGAACTCGAGGACGAAGAGTTCGAAGACATGGATATCACCGACGAGGATATCGCCGAAATCGTCGAACTCTCCAACGACCCAGATATCTACGAGAAGATGGTTGGCTCGGTGGCACCCGCGATCTACGGCTACGAGCAGGAGAAACTCGCGATGGTCCTCCAGCTCTTCTCTGGCGTGACCAAACACCTCCCGGACGGCTCCCGGATTCGCGGTGACCTCCACCTGCTGTTGATAGGGGACCCTGGTACGGGGAAGTGTCTGAGTGGAGATACGCGTGTGACCCTCGCCGACGGCCGCGAGCGACGCATTGGGGGTCTCGTCGAGGACCACCTCAACGACCCGAAGCCCGTCGACGACGGCGTCTGGGACGATGTCGACTTCGAAGTGCCGTCGATGCAGGCTGACGGGAGCATCGCCAGCCAGCGCGCAACCAAAGTCTGGAAGCGGGAAGCACCGGACCACCTGTATCGCATTCGGACCACGACCGGCCGCGAACTCGAAATTACGCCGTCACACCCGCTGTTCGTTCCTGGCGTCGGAGGCCCCTCAGCTGTGCGAGGCGAAGAACTCGGAGAAGGGCAGTTTGTGGCGACCCCCCGAGCGGTCCCGTCCGAGGGGGACGATACACTGGATGTGAAGTACCGACGGTCGGAGTGGTTCGTCACGGAGCGCAAGTCCGCAGTCGCCGAAAGCCATGCCGGAACGGACGGAAACACGAACACCGACCTCATTCCAGTTGGCGACGGTCTCCGCAAACTCCGGGAGACGCTGGGGCTCACACAGGCGGAGTGTGGGATCCCCCGAAGCACGTACCAGCACTACGAACGCGGCGACCGGAATCCGAGCCGAGACAGCCTCGGTACGGTCGTCAACGCCTTCGAGCGCGCGCTCCCCGCTGGTGCGAACGAGGCGTCGGCGGTCACGGACGGCGGTCTCAGCGTGCAACAGCGCGTGGCGACGCTTCGCTCACTCGTCGACGGCGATATCGGGTGGGATCGCGTCGAGTCCATCGAGACAGTCGAACCTGAAGATGACTGGGTGTACGACCTTGAGGTCGAGGGGACACACAACTACCTCTCGAACGGGGTTATCTCGCACAACTCCCAGATGATTTCATACGTCGAACAGATCGCCCCACGTTCGGTGTACACCTCGGGGAAAGGCTCCTCCGCAGCCGGGCTGACAGCCGCCGCGGTTCGGGACGACTTCGGCGACGGCCAGCAGTGGACGCTCGAGGCGGGCGCGCTCGTGCTCGCAGACAAGGGGATTGCCGCGATCGACGAGCTGGACAAGATGGACGCGGGCGACCGCTCGGCCATGCACGAGGGGCTGGAACAGCAGCAGATCTCGATCTCGAAGGCCGGTATCAACGCGACGCTGAAGTGCCGATGCTCACTGTTGGGCGCCGCGAACCCAAAGTACGGCCGGTTCGACCAGTACGAGCCGATCGGCGAGCAGATCGACCTCGAACCCGCGCTCATCTCCCGGTTCGACCTCATCTTCACCGTCACCGACCAACCCGACCCAGAACACGACAAACGGCTGGCTGAGTACATTCTGAAGACCAACTACGCAGGCGAACTCAACACCCAGCGCGAGAACAATCCCCGTTCAGAGTTCACCGCTGAAGAGGTCGAGAACGTCACCGAGGAGGTGGCCCCGGAGATCGACGCCGACCTCGTCCGGAAGTACATCGCCTACGCCAAGCGGAACGTCTACCCGACAATGACCGACGAGGCCAAGGCGGCCATTCAGGAGTTCTACGTCAACCTCCGGGCAAAGGGCGCCGACGAGGACGCGCCCGTCCCCGTCACGGCCCGGAAACTGGAGGCGCTCGTCCGCCTCTCAGAGGCCTCTGCGCGGGTGCGCCTCTCAGACACCGTCGAGGAGGAGGACGCCGACCGGGTCATCAAGATTGTCCGCGAGTGCCTGGAGAACATCGGCGTCGATCCCGAAACCGGCGAGTTTGACGCCGACGTGATCGAGACGGGCACCAGCAAGACCCAGCGAGACCGCATCAAGAGCGTGAAAGCGCTCATCGAGGACATCGAGGACGAGTACGACGAGGGCGCACCGCTCGAAGAAGTGCTCGACCGGGCGGGCGAGATCGGGATGGACGCCGACAAAGCCGAGAAAGAGATCGAGAACCTCCGGCGGAAAGGCGAACTCTATGAACCCGTCCAGGGTCACCTCCGGACCACCTAA
- a CDS encoding hypothetical protein (KEGG: hla:Hlac_2541 hypothetical protein) has protein sequence MSEIEEWRETLADAGELTPPIAQAILDTHGDRGSRAIQAVSEGRVKEYRDFTVVVGHEDEYVVEAGGCTCADSAYNVDREKGERCWHSLAVDIAQRVGRVDHHDMWYSEVREFI, from the coding sequence GTGTCAGAGATCGAGGAGTGGCGCGAGACGCTCGCGGATGCCGGGGAGCTCACCCCGCCGATAGCGCAAGCCATCCTCGACACCCATGGTGACCGAGGCTCGCGGGCCATCCAGGCCGTCTCGGAGGGCCGGGTGAAGGAGTACCGCGACTTCACCGTCGTCGTCGGGCACGAGGACGAGTACGTGGTCGAAGCGGGCGGCTGCACCTGTGCGGACTCGGCGTACAACGTCGACCGAGAGAAGGGCGAGCGCTGCTGGCACTCCCTCGCGGTCGACATCGCCCAGCGGGTCGGCCGGGTCGATCACCACGATATGTGGTACTCCGAGGTTCGGGAGTTCATCTGA
- a CDS encoding deoxyribonuclease/rho motif-related TRAM (PFAM: Deoxyribonuclease/rho motif-related TRAM~KEGG: hla:Hlac_2542 deoxyribonuclease/rho motif-related TRAM) translates to MPDCPLADDCPSFSERIEGMGCQHYGDRGGAEWCNHYDMPIYELKEQPVKPGEEIVVDVTDIHESGAGVGRTEDGFIVMIDGLLPEVRAKVRIDQVMSNHAKAKKVVEKLPMEDEVDEEADEAADTDADDEAADPDADAEEDEEDEDEDEEEDTGRGRPSRERLGSRDNFWGSDQG, encoded by the coding sequence ATGCCGGACTGTCCGCTTGCCGACGACTGCCCCAGCTTCTCGGAGCGAATTGAGGGGATGGGCTGTCAACACTACGGCGACCGAGGGGGCGCCGAGTGGTGCAACCACTACGACATGCCCATCTACGAGCTCAAAGAGCAGCCCGTCAAGCCGGGCGAGGAAATCGTCGTTGACGTGACAGACATCCACGAGAGCGGTGCGGGCGTCGGCCGGACAGAGGACGGCTTCATCGTGATGATCGACGGTCTGCTCCCGGAGGTGCGGGCGAAGGTCCGTATCGACCAGGTGATGTCCAACCACGCGAAAGCCAAGAAGGTCGTCGAGAAGCTCCCCATGGAGGACGAAGTGGACGAGGAAGCCGACGAGGCAGCGGACACAGACGCCGACGACGAAGCGGCCGACCCAGATGCCGACGCCGAGGAGGACGAGGAAGACGAAGACGAGGACGAGGAGGAGGACACGGGCCGTGGCCGACCCTCTCGCGAGCGGCTCGGCTCCCGCGACAACTTCTGGGGCAGCGACCAGGGCTGA
- a CDS encoding DNA binding protein, Tfx family (TIGRFAM: DNA-binding protein Tfx, archaea~KEGG: hbo:Hbor_28760 DNA-binding protein, tfx family): protein MDSGDSESSADGEEDIDPAELLSQAGFDADQSVLTCRQAEVLALRERGVRQSVIADRLGTSRANVSSVEASARENVAKARETISFAEALTAPVRIAVEPGTDLYDLPEQVYDACDESGVKVGYAAPDLMKVVSDAAGDAVDGRKVCEELLVSVTSDGQVRVRRSREQQG, encoded by the coding sequence ATGGATTCGGGCGACAGTGAGAGCAGTGCCGACGGGGAGGAGGATATCGACCCGGCGGAGCTCCTCTCGCAGGCGGGGTTCGACGCCGACCAGAGCGTCCTCACCTGCCGGCAAGCCGAAGTACTCGCGCTCAGGGAGCGCGGCGTCCGCCAATCGGTCATCGCCGATCGTCTGGGCACCTCTCGGGCGAACGTCTCCAGTGTCGAGGCCAGCGCCCGCGAGAACGTCGCCAAGGCCCGTGAGACCATCTCGTTTGCCGAAGCGCTCACCGCGCCGGTCCGCATTGCTGTCGAACCCGGGACGGATCTCTACGACCTGCCAGAACAGGTGTATGACGCCTGTGACGAGTCTGGCGTGAAGGTTGGCTACGCCGCCCCCGACCTGATGAAGGTCGTCAGCGATGCCGCTGGAGACGCCGTGGATGGCCGCAAGGTGTGTGAGGAACTGCTCGTCAGTGTTACCAGCGACGGGCAGGTCCGCGTGCGGCGCTCCCGCGAGCAACAGGGCTGA
- a CDS encoding Mannose-1-phosphate guanylyltransferase (KEGG: hvo:HVO_0294 mannose-1-phosphate guanylyltransferase~PFAM: Nucleotidyl transferase; Mannose-6-phosphate isomerase, type II, C-terminal) — MHVVALVLAGGIGSRLYPASRGDRPKQFLPIGGEESLLARTANRAGFADELVVATRPTFADDVSKHAPDAAVIVEPAGKDTGPALTYATHKIRELYGDLQDKEQLVVVAMPSDHHVADPQPFRETMVRGARVAGETGRLVTFGVDPDRPDTGYGYIEAGTEQVSPGGDSFADLAQFHEKPDAETAREYVDAGYYWNSGIFAWTPEAFLAAAADSPLSPLVEHLETGDPAAGFDAVEPVSVDYAVLERVDDAAVVPAAFDWDDLGSWDALDRVLPQDEDGNVVLGDHMAVDAQNNVVASDDKHVSLVGVSGLAVVAYDDRVLVVPKDEAQRVRDLVALLREENAF; from the coding sequence ATGCACGTCGTCGCCCTCGTCCTCGCAGGCGGAATCGGCTCCCGGCTCTACCCTGCCAGCCGCGGTGACCGCCCCAAGCAGTTCCTTCCCATCGGCGGTGAGGAGTCGCTGCTGGCGCGGACGGCAAACCGCGCTGGCTTCGCCGACGAACTGGTGGTCGCCACGCGCCCCACATTCGCGGATGACGTCTCCAAGCACGCTCCCGACGCAGCGGTCATCGTCGAGCCCGCCGGGAAAGACACTGGTCCGGCGCTGACCTACGCAACGCACAAGATTCGCGAACTGTACGGCGACCTGCAGGACAAGGAGCAACTGGTGGTCGTCGCGATGCCCAGCGACCACCACGTCGCCGACCCCCAGCCCTTCAGAGAGACCATGGTCCGCGGCGCGCGCGTCGCGGGCGAGACGGGACGACTCGTCACCTTCGGCGTCGACCCCGACCGCCCCGACACCGGCTATGGCTACATTGAGGCCGGGACAGAGCAGGTAAGCCCGGGCGGCGACTCCTTCGCTGACCTCGCGCAGTTCCACGAGAAACCCGACGCCGAGACGGCACGGGAGTACGTCGACGCCGGCTACTACTGGAACAGCGGGATCTTCGCGTGGACGCCCGAAGCGTTCCTCGCTGCGGCCGCCGACTCCCCCCTCTCTCCGCTGGTCGAGCATCTCGAAACGGGCGATCCTGCGGCGGGGTTCGACGCAGTCGAACCGGTTTCGGTGGATTACGCGGTGCTGGAGCGGGTCGACGACGCGGCAGTCGTGCCGGCAGCGTTCGACTGGGACGATTTGGGGTCGTGGGACGCGCTCGACAGGGTGCTCCCGCAGGACGAGGACGGCAACGTCGTTCTGGGGGACCACATGGCTGTGGACGCCCAGAACAACGTCGTCGCAAGCGACGACAAACACGTCTCGTTAGTAGGCGTCTCCGGCCTCGCGGTCGTCGCGTACGACGACCGGGTGCTGGTGGTGCCGAAAGACGAGGCACAGCGTGTGAGGGACCTGGTGGCACTGCTACGGGAAGAAAACGCCTTCTGA
- a CDS encoding hypothetical protein (KEGG: hvo:HVO_0293 hypothetical protein), which produces MDDRLERFIRTKFRGAGRRFEEAKSAYSEGQTSGYGLPTDSEGRAKLVCRRYVERRAAVVDAAGKPACFDAEHPDCRGCVEDIREGIVETW; this is translated from the coding sequence ATGGACGACCGCCTCGAACGGTTCATCCGGACCAAATTCCGTGGCGCCGGGCGGCGGTTTGAAGAAGCCAAATCGGCCTACAGCGAAGGGCAGACCAGTGGGTACGGCCTCCCAACGGATTCGGAGGGCCGTGCGAAGTTGGTCTGTCGACGGTACGTCGAGCGCCGCGCTGCCGTCGTCGACGCGGCGGGCAAGCCAGCGTGTTTCGACGCCGAACACCCCGATTGCCGTGGCTGTGTGGAGGATATTCGTGAAGGTATCGTCGAAACATGGTAG
- a CDS encoding transposase, IS605 OrfB family (KEGG: hbo:Hbor_15640 transposase, IS605 orfB family, central region~TIGRFAM: Transposase, IS605 OrfB, C-terminal~PFAM: Transposase, IS605 OrfB, C-terminal), with translation MVTVSVTTKLHNPSLSRRKEWQRATRLYGDTKRFCIDGWENDDFDKSVTTASIDNDLYSAIQNQAIREAKSDHNKDGEVRYRESQPFAINNQNWETDTTENGTVVVGFPCVSQWWYTPIEVYDDIDDPVQRLVEGDADKTRLQVYRRGDDWFCTFNIKYDIDTSGETPIGVDIGERHILAVTAYGEGESMLVSGGEAKYVRRKYRSLRDSLSEAGALRARNRVGDKEQRRIKDVNHKLSRRLITFAEQFGNPVIRMEDLEGIRENSSWSGVHSWHFHQLQQFITYKAERAGIRVEKVDAYHTSQECSACGSMGARDGDHFSCSECNRGRHADLNASENIAQREGEPCTA, from the coding sequence ATGGTCACGGTGAGTGTCACCACGAAGTTACACAATCCATCCCTCTCACGGCGGAAGGAGTGGCAACGCGCTACCCGCCTCTACGGTGACACCAAGCGATTCTGTATCGACGGATGGGAGAACGACGACTTCGACAAGTCCGTGACCACAGCCAGTATTGACAACGACCTCTACTCGGCCATTCAGAACCAAGCCATTCGAGAGGCGAAATCCGACCACAACAAGGACGGAGAGGTTCGCTACCGAGAGAGTCAACCGTTCGCCATTAACAACCAGAACTGGGAAACCGACACGACCGAGAACGGCACTGTCGTCGTCGGTTTCCCGTGCGTCTCCCAATGGTGGTACACCCCGATAGAAGTGTACGATGACATTGATGACCCCGTACAGCGACTGGTCGAGGGGGACGCCGACAAGACCCGCCTACAGGTCTACCGTCGTGGTGACGACTGGTTCTGTACGTTCAACATCAAATACGACATCGACACATCTGGTGAGACGCCTATCGGTGTTGATATTGGCGAACGACACATCCTCGCTGTGACGGCCTACGGCGAGGGCGAGTCCATGCTGGTGTCGGGTGGTGAGGCGAAATATGTTCGACGCAAATATCGTTCCCTACGCGATTCGCTATCGGAAGCGGGTGCGCTTCGCGCACGCAACCGTGTGGGTGACAAAGAACAGCGTCGGATTAAGGACGTAAACCACAAACTCTCCCGTCGTCTCATCACGTTCGCGGAACAGTTCGGGAATCCCGTCATTCGGATGGAGGACCTCGAAGGCATTCGTGAGAACAGTTCGTGGTCGGGCGTTCACTCGTGGCATTTCCACCAGCTCCAACAGTTCATCACGTACAAAGCCGAACGCGCTGGCATCCGTGTCGAGAAAGTGGATGCATACCATACCAGTCAGGAGTGTTCGGCGTGTGGTTCGATGGGAGCCCGTGATGGCGACCACTTTTCGTGTTCGGAGTGCAACCGTGGACGCCACGCCGACCTGAACGCTTCGGAGAACATCGCACAACGGGAGGGAGAACCATGCACGGCCTAA
- a CDS encoding nucleic acid binding OB-fold tRNA/helicase-type (PFAM: Nucleic acid binding, OB-fold, tRNA/helicase-type~KEGG: hvo:HVO_0292 replication protein A), with the protein MSELETHAAEIAEQFSDQLEIPQEDVEERLYTLVEEYRVPLEEARRSVVSHYLEEAGMERDELGHGDNEETLLGDIGEDEQWVDLRVTVADLWEPGHDSIAQVGLVGDESGTMKFVAFDTSDLPKLEEGKSYALSNVVTDEYEGSFSVKLNKTTGITELDEVIEVGDDAVTVEGALVDVQSGSGLIKRCPEEDCTRVLQNGRCSEHGQVEGEFDLRIKAVLDDGMDVHEVIFDKETTEELTGIDLDEAKQMAQDALDTTVVVEEMIGDLLGQYFRVTGPVFSRFVLVDEFERLSEPADPEAVLIKARSI; encoded by the coding sequence ATGAGTGAGTTGGAGACACACGCAGCGGAGATCGCCGAACAGTTCTCGGACCAGTTAGAGATACCCCAAGAAGACGTCGAGGAGCGCCTGTACACGCTCGTCGAGGAGTACCGCGTGCCCCTCGAAGAGGCACGCCGGAGCGTCGTCAGCCACTACCTCGAGGAAGCGGGCATGGAGCGCGACGAGCTCGGCCACGGAGACAACGAAGAGACCCTGCTGGGCGACATCGGCGAAGACGAACAGTGGGTCGACCTTCGCGTCACGGTCGCCGACCTCTGGGAGCCCGGCCACGACTCCATCGCACAGGTGGGGCTGGTGGGTGACGAGAGCGGGACGATGAAGTTCGTCGCCTTCGACACCTCCGACCTTCCGAAACTCGAGGAGGGGAAGAGCTACGCGCTCTCGAACGTCGTCACCGACGAGTACGAGGGAAGCTTCTCGGTGAAGCTCAACAAGACCACCGGGATCACAGAACTCGACGAGGTAATCGAAGTCGGCGACGACGCCGTCACCGTTGAGGGTGCGCTGGTGGACGTGCAGTCCGGGTCGGGGCTCATCAAGCGCTGCCCCGAGGAGGACTGCACCCGCGTACTCCAGAACGGCCGCTGTTCCGAGCACGGGCAAGTGGAGGGTGAGTTCGACCTCCGCATCAAGGCGGTGCTCGACGACGGCATGGATGTTCACGAGGTCATCTTCGACAAGGAGACCACCGAGGAACTGACCGGCATCGACCTCGATGAAGCCAAGCAGATGGCACAGGACGCCCTCGACACCACGGTGGTTGTCGAGGAGATGATCGGCGACCTGCTGGGCCAGTACTTCCGCGTGACGGGGCCGGTGTTCAGCCGGTTCGTGCTGGTCGACGAGTTCGAGCGCCTGAGCGAACCGGCCGATCCGGAAGCCGTGCTGATCAAAGCGAGGTCGATCTAG
- a CDS encoding nucleic acid binding OB-fold tRNA/helicase-type (PFAM: Nucleic acid binding, OB-fold, tRNA/helicase-type~KEGG: hbo:Hbor_28820 hypothetical protein): MSSNDTPMREVARRAFATEFNDASHTFKESDDERAPAYQLLPTGEKANRVFFVGTLTEKEDIGDDNEYWRGRIVDPTGTFFVYAGQYQPEAASALRELEPPAYVAVVGKPRTYETDDGNVNVSVRPESITVVDAATRDRWVVETAERTIERVAAFDDEGSEAQDASGSRSSSGYNEYARMAADRYDLDPQQYLDHAVEALQSMEGAKSADADETAETESEPTP, from the coding sequence ATGAGTTCCAACGACACCCCCATGCGCGAGGTCGCTCGCCGTGCCTTCGCCACCGAGTTCAACGACGCCAGTCACACCTTCAAAGAGTCCGACGACGAGCGCGCGCCGGCCTACCAGCTGCTCCCCACGGGGGAGAAGGCCAACCGCGTCTTCTTCGTTGGCACGCTGACCGAGAAGGAGGACATCGGCGACGACAACGAGTACTGGCGCGGCCGCATCGTCGACCCGACGGGGACGTTCTTCGTCTACGCCGGTCAGTACCAGCCCGAGGCTGCCTCCGCGCTGCGTGAGCTCGAACCGCCTGCCTACGTCGCGGTCGTCGGCAAACCCCGGACCTACGAGACCGACGACGGCAACGTCAACGTCTCGGTCCGTCCCGAATCCATCACCGTCGTGGACGCGGCGACCCGGGACCGCTGGGTCGTCGAGACGGCCGAGCGCACTATCGAGCGCGTCGCGGCCTTCGACGACGAGGGCAGCGAGGCGCAGGACGCCTCTGGCAGCCGGAGTTCCTCCGGCTACAACGAGTACGCCCGGATGGCCGCGGACCGCTACGACCTCGACCCACAGCAGTATCTCGACCACGCGGTTGAGGCACTCCAATCGATGGAGGGGGCCAAGAGTGCGGACGCCGACGAAACCGCGGAGACAGAGTCCGAGCCGACGCCGTAG
- a CDS encoding cold-shock DNA-binding domain protein (KEGG: nph:NP5064A cold shock protein~PFAM: Cold-shock protein, DNA-binding~SMART: Cold shock protein): MATGTVDFFNDTGGYGFIDSEDADEDVFFHMEDVGGPDLEEGQEVEFDIEQADKGPRATNLTRL; encoded by the coding sequence ATGGCGACTGGAACGGTTGATTTCTTCAACGACACGGGCGGTTACGGTTTCATCGACTCTGAGGACGCTGACGAGGACGTCTTCTTCCACATGGAAGACGTGGGCGGCCCAGATCTCGAAGAAGGACAGGAAGTCGAATTCGACATCGAACAGGCCGACAAGGGCCCCCGCGCGACGAACCTGACGCGACTGTAA
- a CDS encoding CopG-like domain-containing protein DNA-binding domain (PFAM: CopG-like DNA-binding~KEGG: hla:Hlac_0138 hypothetical protein), translated as MAKSKTISFRVDEDAFEALRAIAEERDLSLSALFRDYVDSLVAHGGQVDVVPAGAVDENAQFPPTEEVPKSFIREHERLELEADHLREQVEEHKRYLDYLQGELAEGEEDVIHLEELDSDWSFRLG; from the coding sequence ATGGCCAAGAGCAAGACTATCTCGTTCCGCGTTGACGAGGACGCTTTCGAGGCGTTGCGCGCTATTGCGGAGGAGCGGGACCTCTCGTTGTCGGCGCTGTTCCGGGATTACGTCGACTCACTGGTGGCTCACGGCGGGCAGGTGGATGTGGTACCCGCTGGCGCCGTCGACGAAAACGCGCAGTTCCCGCCAACCGAGGAGGTGCCGAAGAGCTTCATCCGGGAGCACGAGCGCCTGGAGTTGGAGGCCGACCACCTCCGCGAACAGGTGGAGGAGCACAAACGATATCTGGATTATCTGCAGGGAGAGTTGGCGGAGGGTGAGGAGGACGTCATCCATCTCGAGGAACTCGATAGTGACTGGTCGTTCCGCCTGGGTTAG
- a CDS encoding helicase (KEGG: hje:HacjB3_01780 helicase), producing the protein MAITDKIYVKNHRQLASQLETSIPKGAFKGATMDLLFTGDGIEKLDEATRDKVLDFAEDFLDCGCDNNPYCGHPERKFIKYVLELRAQGMSPDAIVNTMTAEYMLYAYSGDILSFLDQAIRRLEAVESLADVEGDQEMARKARNAKQALSG; encoded by the coding sequence GTGGCCATCACCGACAAGATCTACGTGAAGAACCATCGCCAGCTGGCCTCCCAGCTGGAGACCTCCATCCCAAAGGGGGCGTTCAAGGGGGCGACGATGGACCTGCTGTTCACCGGTGACGGCATCGAGAAGCTCGACGAGGCGACCCGTGACAAGGTGCTCGACTTCGCCGAGGACTTCCTCGACTGCGGCTGCGACAACAACCCCTACTGTGGCCACCCCGAGCGGAAGTTCATCAAGTACGTGCTCGAACTCCGGGCCCAGGGGATGAGTCCAGACGCGATTGTGAACACGATGACCGCCGAGTACATGCTGTATGCCTACTCAGGTGACATCCTCTCGTTTCTCGACCAAGCAATCCGGCGGCTGGAGGCCGTCGAGTCACTCGCAGACGTCGAAGGCGACCAGGAGATGGCGCGGAAGGCTCGGAACGCAAAACAGGCGCTGTCAGGCTAA